Genomic segment of Hydra vulgaris chromosome 08, alternate assembly HydraT2T_AEP:
TCTTTCACTTCcgttgtaacaaaaataaagatcacaAGAAGAGTGTAAGTTATCACTTAAGCTCTTCTtgtgatctttatttttgttacaaaagtgTTCTCTAAAACTCTCTTCACTCTCTAAACTAAAGATTCTACTGTGAGAGAACCTTTAGGTAGAAGTGGTGGTAGAAGCAAAGTCTAATGCTTTTGACATAACAAAAGCTTTCGATAAGGTATGGCATGATGTTGCTCTCCATAATCTTGCTTCATATTTAGTGTCTAAAATGACTATATATTCTAGTCTTGAAAATTAGATGTTACATTTTGATTGCTTATGACAATCAGGTGATCTTATGTTATCTTTTTTCTGTGACAGCTGAGGGCAGTGACGTGGGAGATAAAATTCTTAAACATTATCTTAACAGCAGTTAAAGAATGCATCTTAGTGGTGCAACCACGGattatttttttccagatatttccggatttttctttcagtttttattttttaattgtatatataaaaaataaaactcataaaataattatatatataaaataataataaaaaataaaataacttatcaaataattaaaacagtaaaGGTCAATTACTCTACGCTATATTTAGTTAGATTAGGCATTTTTATTACGCGTGcacatctatttttttttatttgtacgcgtatatttattatgaattattatgactattttatctaaaaatttagtttaatttaatttatagttttttatataaattaaattaattaataaaccctatttaaatatgtattgaaatacttttattttatataaaaattcccTGCCAAAACCCAAACtttcagtcgatgtatgtatactccactgcgcctatccctattTAAGTCAGACAGTGTGTGTACACTCCACTGTGACTACAACTGTTACAGTTACTTATATACGCATTGAtttctataaaacaatttatgtacGCATTGATTTCTTAAAAGTTCACTAAAAAGCTGCGAACCCGCAACGTCAGCAGCGCCTCAAATTTTATGATTGTAACATCCACGGCACTACGCCACTGGACTACTgcaacaaaaagttaaaatatttaaacattttttgcgtCCAAATAATGTCTGTATTATGtacattatttgtttatactATGTTCGTACACACgttcaaataattaatttcttttcaaGCGCATGAGATATTATTAGTTACACaatatgcaattttattttcggATATTCcggaattttctttaaaatgctttccagatttttttaggaatattttttccagattttcaaaATGACCTGGATAATCTCTTTGCATCTTATATTTTTAGTTCTTTGCTGAATAAATTGTTGTTGTGAAATTTTATTACATCATTTTTTATGgttattgattatttttctgATATAAAACCAATTTATTTCAATAGTTGCAATCAACTTTaggttattaaatttaaagttatttcttttgattttaaagaagaatttttacattttaaaaacatttgtcaTCAAAATAAGGTTAAGAATCACAAAGGAACTTCACCAATTTACCAAGCTTCTTTTTTGGTTTCTGTTGATTGCCAGCTTAAGTTGTGGCTACCTGCAGCCTGAGAATGAGttcaaatgtatatttattaaaaattatttttgcaaatattcaCATCAGCTTCAGCATAAGAACAAAAAGTACTTTCAGTAATCATTTCGTTGAgccaaatttttgaaaaaaagttcattttactTCAGTTAGGATCtactttattgttatatttgaaatataatcaaaatatatttttaccaaGGATGCGGAGTACTAAACAGGACTCCGGAtttgaaagttataaaattatttcctGATTTTTGGTATTCTAGAGCTTCAAAAATGTAAAGAGGCTGATGGACTACTTTtagggaaaaaaattaaaatgttaaggTCAGATGAACAATCAAATTTTGAACCAGGAGTACTTATATATAATGGCGGCAAGGACTCCATGACTCCGTGCTATAAAACAATAGGTATCAAGTCATGGAATCTCATTTTTTTCATGCTAGATCATAAGACACTCAACACTTTTGAAGCGTCTGGACACCGGAggttaagaaaatataaagatttaaagcTGGAGCCTTTTTGGTACTCCTGACCCCTAATTTTAGCATTCAAAAAGTATGAATATTACCTATATAAAGTTTATGACCCCTTCatttctttaattcatttacGATTATAAATAGATAATCCTTAATccttaactttattaattttagcaAAAATCTGAATTCACTgcatttctatgtttttaaaacttctttgttaattgtttgttaaatatgttttataaatttgaccAATTTTTAGAGTTATTTGGCACCTTTGTTActtattttgttactttttttagctTCGTGATGCTGATAGTTCTGATAATGATGAGAAAGCGGAAGAACCTAAGGAACAAGAaatagagaaagaaaagttaaagTTGCAAAAAGTATTAGAGAAAAAGTCTCCAGAACCTCCAAAGCCTCCAGCAGAACGTAAATTACCGCCACGAGTTTTAAATCGGAAAGATAGTAGCGATGAAAGCATTTCTCCTAAAAGAGTGCCTCATAGGCGTTCAGCTTCCCTTCGTAAAAGATCTCCATCGCCACGCAAACGTATGAGTCCTAGAAGGCGATCCCCAAGTCCAGTTCGTCGTAGATCTCCTAGTCCTGCACGTCGTCGGTCACCAAGTCCTGTCCGTCGTAGGTCACCAAGTCCTGTTAGGCGAAGGTCTCCTAGTCCTCTTCGAAGAAGGTCACCCATACGTAAAAGAAATGCATCAGTTGTAAGTGTAGGATCTCGTTCCCCATCACCAAGGAGACGAAAGCGAACGCCTACTCCACCCAAGCCAGTTAAATTATGCGTCAGTAATTTGACGCGAAACGTTAACAAAGATcacattttagaaatttttagtgTGTATGGACGTGTGAGATCGATAGATCTACCTTTAGATACAAAGAATTATTTGCCACGTGGCCATGCATACgtagaatttgataaaactgaTGACGCTAAAGATGCAATCAAGCACATGGACGGTGGTTGGATTGATGGACAAGAAGTCACTGCTAAAGAAGTATTAGCAATGCCCGAAACATCACTTAGTGGGAACCGTAATCGTACTGATATGGATAGACAACGGAACATTCGCAGACGTTCGCCGCCCCGGTTTAATCGCCGTCCACCTCCCCGAAGGTCGAGAAGTCCCAGAAGAACAGTCCGTTCTCCGGCTGGACCCGTGGGTAGAAGACGCAGGGGATCATTAACCAGTGGCTCTAGTTCTAGATCACCACCACCAAGGAAAAGGTCTCCGCCATCGGTTTCAAAACGCCGAAGGTACAGTAGGTCTACATCTGATTCTGAATAAATGCATtcgttttgtcaattttttatttccaaaactCAGGcgacatttatttaaaagttacttcGTATCGAAACAATGAGATCCAGTTTGAATTATAAAATGGATTTCTTACGAGTGAACATtacgataaaataatttttatattaaggaTATCTTCAGATCTTTTGTccaaaatatagatattttattcTGAAGTTTTTAGATTGTTCTTAATGATTGATTTGGAtcaattataacaattaaaaaatagcaatttCTAGCTTGTACActtattactaaatttttaaattaaataaattttagtagttaggtaaaaaaaaataagatttatttaaatttcacaTTTAGAGGTTTTACGATCTTACAATTGCCGCATCAAGTTTTTCTCGCTCAATTGTCTGATCGTGTGATCAGATTGACTTATAGTTTCGGTTTCATACAGTTAAATACCAGAAACTGCAACTTCCAAACGAATAATTAACTtaagcaaattatttttattttaaaggatCTAAGATTATAGTCAGTAAATAGAAATAATACAAATAGGTCTATAACCTTCATaggtgaaataaaaatttacattgatttattgttaatggtttttttgttgttgtttttaaaaaaaaacttgaaaagcgCAAAGAAAACACAGACTAGTAGGTTGAAATTAATATTACTTATAATTGgttgaaaattaaaatcttaaatcaGTTGAgaataaaaatttccaaaatcgATGGAAAAATGAAAACGTCATTATTTGgtcgaaaattaaaaaaacgatCGGTTGAAAACAATTTCGGCCTCAGTACTCGGTGTAgtttaaggcgatttacaaattattcgagttcttttatttgaaatttgcatgattttatcagcgtgttatgtccaaacaagagctttagatgtaataatttttttttgcttcaggtttttttaatatttaaagaaacttaaatttttttattataattttcaaaaccttttcaCTTCTCCTAATAGTGAATCTTAAAggctttaaaaacaaaagaggaTTGATTCTTTTAAGCTAACCAACATAAACACAACAATACCAGAATATAAACTACCGCCATCATCAGTACCAATCAAACTTCCTCTATGAATATTTCCTCCAATCATAATTCCTCTATGATATTAAACATCCTTTTGTTAAggttaattaaaacaatacagTCTGCactaatttatttgttttgtaaagGTTAATTAGAACAATACAGTCAGCACTGATTCATTTGTTTTTGATAGGACGtcctttttgtttataaagagaCATAATTCTGATAGTATTTTATTATACCTCTGCAACTTCTTGCATATAAggaaacaaaattaacaatcaTACTGGCTCTGGTAAGTTTACAAACACTACCTTTTCGAAGCTACTTTGGTAATGGAACTTGGTTTCCTTTCAAATCTTAAATTACACGTGAGTGACTTTCAAATGAAGTACACTCAATGTTTAGAATATGATATAACGCACGGTTGTCAattcttttaaatgaaaaccCTACtggataaaaacttttactatgATCTGTAATGCCTTTAATTGtatcatgttttttgaaattatctgtttaatttagcaattgatggTTATGTTTGCGAACTGCTGGGGCTTGCGTAAACTAAGCTCAATTAAACTAGAGATTGCtttgagaaaatattttctttgatataagatttttgaaataGTTCATGTTGTACGTTAAGGATCAATTCATACCGCTGAGTTTTCTGTGAAGATCCAATCAGCTCGATTGGCAAACCTAATCCAACAATTGCGATAATCTAGATTATTGCTATCAGGAAAACTAAAGACAGTTTTGTATAGTACGTGATTGGTATTACTGGAACATTCTTTAATCTTTcgcttttaattattttacaaccTATAACATAGCACTTTTTCGGCATTGACAAACAAAgtatatcttatatttataattttaattatataaatattgttaaatcagTTAACAAATGAAACAAACATaccaaatattacatataaaaaacttgttgaaATTAGAAAccttttttgtatgttttgtcttctttttctgaagttttatcaattttcttcattttttttttgctcttaattTTTGACGACGCAATTTATTGTTTTCCTAGAAATCAACGATTTAATGCGGATTTTGTTAATGTCATTCAAACCATTTCTTGTATAAAAATCTGGAATTATgttaagtttttcataaattagGATTGATGATTAAATTCCAATGTTAAAATTAGCCACTGCATCGTACACACCAAACTTTAGTACTGTCAAGGtgacaaattttgtttttggtaTGTGATTCCAAATTTTTCCATtacgcgacgttagaattatcttgttctaagtccatgtttttgcaaacttaGAAAATCGATGTCAAAGTTTGAGTTTGTTTGCTGctaagttgaaaaaattatttgggaattaaagattttctttagATTGATGATTTTTccgttgtttatttttaaataaaaaaaacttataaaaatttcgCTAACGCCCATATTTTCCCACCCACttttggagatagaacaaaataactttagtattttgtaaaatacaataatgttattttgttacatcttatatattaaatatattaactacatttttttaacaaagacaTCGATGAAAATCGATGGAATTTTGTTCTAGGTAGTCATTCTTCTTACCCAGTGCTGTTGCACCCCCACGCCCCTAAATTAGGGTTGGTTGGGACCCGGCGAATCTATGGGAACTCTAAAGTTCCCTAAAGtaaaagga
This window contains:
- the LOC100214307 gene encoding RNA-binding protein with serine-rich domain 1-A isoform X3, yielding MARDGRSKEKTKLKGKPEKSSSRPKRSVSPKKTKPKNRPTKDRGRDKRKRRASSSSSSGSSSSSRSGSSSSGSRSSRSSRSSSSSSGSSSSSSSSSDRGKSAKKVDKKVKPNSKPIAKPVVPKPIESEQKQKEIQKQKEKEAKEKAEKEKALKEQEEKEKIEKQKQKELEEIKKLKERQQALRDADSSDNDEKAEEPKEQEIEKEKLKLQKVLEKKSPEPPKPPAERKLPPRVLNRKDSSDESISPKRVPHRRSASLRKRSPSPRKRMSPRRRSPSPVRRRSPSPARRRSPSPVRRRSPSPVRRRSPSPLRRRSPIRKRNASVVSVGSRSPSPRRRKRTPTPPKPVKLCVSNLTRNVNKDHILEIFSVYGRVRSIDLPLDTKNYLPRGHAYVEFDKTDDAKDAIKHMDGGWIDGQEVTAKEVLAMPETSLSGNRNRTDMDRQRNIRRRSPPRFNRRPPPRRSRSPRRTVRSPAGPVGRRRRGSLTSGSSSRSPPPRKRSPPSVSKRRRYSRSTSDSE